A section of the Sulfurovum riftiae genome encodes:
- the rpmB gene encoding 50S ribosomal protein L28: MSRRCSVSGKGPLVGNNVSHANNKTKRRQLPNLRSVKITMEDGTTKRVRVAASTLRTMKKKAAQAAAAN; encoded by the coding sequence ATGTCAAGAAGATGTTCAGTATCTGGAAAAGGCCCACTGGTAGGAAACAATGTTTCTCATGCAAACAACAAAACAAAAAGAAGACAGCTTCCAAACTTGAGATCTGTAAAGATCACTATGGAAGATGGAACGACAAAGAGAGTCAGAGTTGCTGCTTCTACACTCAGAACAATGAAGAAGAAAGCTGCACAGGCTGCAGCGGCAAACTAA